GGTCGGCTCGTAGACGTTGTCGCAGTCCTCGTCGTACCAGACGCAGACCTCGATGGCGTCGGCGAGTTCGCCGAGGCCGTCGGCGTCTTCACCCTCCGCCGACAGCTCCGGTTCGTTCTGGCCGTTCTCGGAGTTCTCCGTGATATCGCCGATCATTCGGAGGTAGCCGGGGTTGTCACAGATGTGGATGCTCACGGTCACCTCGCCGGAGTCCCCCGGTTTCACGTCCGAAAGGGTGAACATCGGGATGCCGTCGCCGTTCTCGAGGTACTGGTCGGCCTCGGGGCTGCAGAAGTCGAACTGTTCGCCCTGGACGAGGTCCTCCCACTCCTGCATATCCGCGGGCGAGGGCGCTTGCGCGAGCAGGTAGCGACCGGTCGCCTCGTCGTCGTCGACGATCTCCTCAGCGTCCGGGTACCCCATCGCCCTGACGGCGTCGAGCCGCCCCGTGCCGCCGAGGTAGGTCGCCTTGTAGTCGAGTTTCAGGTCGAGCGTCCCGGCCTGCAGCGTGTTGTCCGTGAACTCCTCCTCGTCGGAGAAGAACGCACTGGTCCCGAGTCCGGTTCCGGCGGAGGCGAGCCCGACCGCGCCCAAGCCCGCGAGAACGCGGCGCCGAGAGAGGTTGTACAGCGGTAGTTCGTTGTCTTGTGTCATTGGTACGGTGTATCGGCGCGTGGTCCGCGACCGATGCTTTCCTCCCGTCCAGCTGGAGGGAGAGAACCCACCGAGGGAGTCGAACCCCCGTTGCCGCCGCTGTGGGTCGTGTTCACGGATCAGGCGGCGAGTTCCGGTCCGGAGCCGTCGTTGTGCCGCTCCTGCTCGGTGTAGAAGCCGAGGTCGAAGCCGAGCGTGTCGCCCTGGATCTCGTTGCCGACCTCGAACGGGAGTTCCCAGGACAGGGCGACGCAGTGCATCACGCCGTCCCCGCGGAACGCCTCGCGGTCCGGGTCGGTCGGATCGTCGTTCAGCTCGTCGTAGATCGTCGCGCGGTTGCCGTCGAGCGGGACGCCGTTCCCGTCGGCCAGCGCGGCCAGGACGTTGTCGAGCGTGTCCTGCATAATGACCTTCTCCGCGACCGTCTGGGCCGCGAGGTTCCCGAACACGCTCGGGACGTTGAGCGGGTCGTCGACGTCGTTGAAGAACGCCGGGTCGCCGCCCGCGCCCCCGGCGGGGCCGGCCATCGCCTGGAGCACGCCATCGTTCGCGCTGCCCACGGAGATGGTGTAGACGTCCGTCGCCGGCGACGGCGAGGCCGCGCGGGCGTCGTCGGCGGCGTCCTCGGGCGACGCGAAGGACGTGCTCCCGCCGCCGTTGAAGGACTCGCCGTCCGAGAGGACGATGTTCCGCTTTTCGGCGCCGCTGCGGCCGTTGGACGCGAGTTCGTCCTGCGCGTCGTCGACGCCCTCGCCGATGTACGTCCCCGTCGCGATCGAGCTCGCGTTCGAGAACGGGTCCGGGTCGCCGTCGCCGTCGAACGGCGTCGAGCCGGGACCGCCGCTGACGACGTTCGCGAGTTTCTGGCGCAGTCCGGAGAGCGCGCTGTCGACGACCGAAAGGTCCGTCGTCATCGCCTGGAGGATGCCGGTTCGAGGTTCGGTGTCGTCGCTGCCCTCGCCGTCGAAGTACGCGACGCCGACGTTGGCGTCGGCGTTCTGCGACTGCAGGTAGTCGACGAACTGCCGGGTCCCGAGTTCGACGAGGTCGATCTTCGTCGTCTCCGGGTGTGTGGTCCCGTTGATCGTGATCTCGTCGCCGCTGACGACGCCGCCGTACTGGTCGTACAGCATCGACCCGGAGAAGTCGAGCGTCAGCATAATGTCGACCGGGTCGGCGCCGTCGTAGACGTTGTCGCAGTCCTCGTCGTACCAGAGCGTCGCCTGGATCGCGCCGGCGAGGTCGCCGAGGTTGTCCGGATCGACCGCCATCTCGGGCTCGGCGTGGACGCCGCCGGACTCGGAGACGTTGTCGGCCTGCATCCAGAGGTAGCCGGGGTTGTCACAGAGGTGCAGCGAGAAGGTGATCTCGCCGGAGTCGCCGGGTTTCACGTCGGTGAACTGGACGAGCGTCTCCATCTCCTCGCCGGTGATGGGGTCGACGCCGAAGTCCGCCTCCGAGAGCGGGGGGATGTTCTCACAGTTCAGCACCGGGATGTTAGCGCCGTTGCTGTCCTCGTCCTCCTCGTCCGGGAAGTCGCTGTAGCGGATCTGCCCGGCGTCGTTGTCGGCCGCGATGGACTGTTCGCCGTCGCCGTCGTGGTCGGGGTGGGCGCTGACGAACTGGTGGCCGTCGCCGAAGTCGTAGGTCTGCTGCCAGTCGACGAGCAGGTCGAGTTCGCCCGCGACGAGCGAGTTGTCGACGAACTCCTCCTCGTCGGAGAAGAACGCGCTCGTTCCGAGGCCGGTGCCCGCGGAGGCGAGCCCGACGACGCCGATTCCGGCGAGCATCTTGCGGCGCGATAGCGTGTACAGTTTGGGATCGTTGGTCATTGGTTGTGGTCCGTGTGGTGGGTGATTTCGGGGTGGTGTCTTGGGTCGTGTCTCACCTCCGCAGACCGGTCGCGGAGGGTTTCAGAGGTCGTTCACTCGACGCTGATGTCGAAGGCGACGCCCTCGTCGCTGCCGGAGTAGTCGCCCTGGACGTCGACGGTGACGTCGCCGGAGATCGTGAACGCGTTCGCGACGTCCGCGGCGTCGGTGTCGAAGACGAGGTAGGTCACCTCGCGGTCGGGGCCGTCGTTGCTGGCCGAGATCGCGTCGGGGCCGCTGAGGGTGACCGGGACGCCGTCGAGGTCGAGCGCGAGGTTCGCGACGCTGACGGTTGCCTCGTCGGCCTTCGTCGTGATCGCGAGCTTCCCGCTCGGCGCGGGGATCCCGCTGCCGACGTTCACGCCGTCGAGGGTGAACGAGGCGTTGCCGCTCCCGTCGTAGATGTAGCTGAACGGGACCGTGTTACCGGGCGTCCAGACGTAGTTGGCCGTGTCGGCGCTGCCGACGTCGGGGCCGACGGCGACTTCCCAGGACCCCGAGGGGCCGTTGTCACCGAAGCGGCCGCGGGCGAAGGAGGTCTCCTGCTCGGTGGCGAACTCCTGTTGCTTGGCGAAGCCCTCGCCCGTCCGGGTGGTGATCGACGGCGCGCACGGGTTCGTGGTGCCGTCGTTGTGGCGGGCCTGCAGCGCGTGGAACTCGAAGGACATCGTCAGCGAGTCCGACTGGATCTCGTTGCCGACCTCGTAGGGGATCTCCCAGAACAGGCAGATGCACGCGCCGGTGATGTACTCTTCTTCGTCGACGACGACTTCCTCGTCGTACGGGGACTGCTCGCCGGGCACGAGGCCGGCGACGCCGTCGCCGTCGAGCGCCGCACCCGAGGAGATGGCCGCGATCACGTCGACGAGCGAGCCGGAGACGATCTCCTCGCCCTCGACGAACGCGCCGTCGACTTCGTCGCAGTAGGAGAGTCGCGCCACGATGCTGTCGCCGAGCTCCCCGATGTCGGGCGTGTCGTCGACCGCCATCTCGGGCTCGTTCATTCCGTTTTCGGCCTGGGAGAGGTCACCGCACGCCCACATGTAGGCGGGGTTGTCCACGATGTCGAAACAGAACTCGACGTGCCCGGAGTCGCCCGGTTTCACGTCGTCGAGGTCGTAGAACATCCCCGCGGGGTCGCCGTCCTGAGTCCCCATCGCGGAGTCGGCCATATTCTCGACCGCGCCGTCGCTGTCGTAGGAGGCCTCATAGCGGACGCGCAGGTCGAGCGTCCCGGCTGTCAGCGTGTTGTTCTCGAAGCTCTCCTCGTCGCTGAAATACGCGGAGGTTCCCAGACCGGCGCCCGCGGAGGCGAGGCCGACGGCACCGAGACCGGCGAGCATTTTTCGGCGTGAGAGGCTGTACAGTTGGGGTTGGTTGTCTTGCGTCATCGGTTTGTCCGCCCGTCGGACCGTGAGACCGTCACCGGTCGTTTCGGGACGAATTACCCCACAGCCTATGTGGTATTACCTATGCGCCGGTTCAACGGTTTTAGCCGCTGAAGAGGCCATTTTCAGGGACTCGTTGCAGCATTTCGGGGGTCGGATACGTCGGCTCTACCGCCCCGTATAGCCGCCGTACCGGATCCGTCCGAGCAACCTACCGGTCGAGTCCGGGGCCCGTACCGGTCGGTCCGGCGGTCGTACCGGTCAGTCCACCTGGTATACCGGGTCAGCGACGGTCGATCCCGATTTCGTACGGCGAGCGTTCCGTTCCGGGGTCGAGAGATAGTCGATTCATGGCTATACCCGGCAAGCTCCTCTCGAAGCCTGATGTTCCAGCGATCCGCGCTCCCGGAGGTGGAAGTGTACCACGTACTGAGCAACGCGCGCCGCAGAGAGGCGCTCGCGGAGCTGTGGACCCAGCCGGAGGCGCTGTCGCTGCGAGAGCTATCCGAACGTGTTGCGGCGACCGAGTCCGGGCAGAGCCCCGCTCCGCGGGCGCTCCGCGAGAGCGTGTACAACGCGCTCCATCAGACGCACCTCCCGAAGATGGACGAACTCGGACTGGTCGAGTACGATCCCGACCGGAAGCTGGTTCGCGTGTGCGCGCAGGCGGGTCACCTGGGGCGGTATATGGACGTGACGACGCGAGCGGGGGTGACGTGGGGAGAGTACTACCGCGCGCTCGGCGTCGTCGGTCTGTTCGCCACCGTCGCGTCGCTCGCCTCGGTACCCGGATTCTCGGCCGTCGATCCACTCGTCCCTGCGACCGCCTTCCTCGTCTTCTTCGCCGTCTCGACGGCCTATCAACTCGTTGCCGCGCGACTCGGCGCGCGAGGTCGGCTCGCACGGCTCCGCGCTCGATTGTTCTGAACTCGCGGCGCGGCGACCGTCCGATCGAAGGAGCAGAGGGCTCGAATCAATTCACAGCCGCGGGTCCGGAAGACCACAGTTTTGGAGTCAAACAATCACAGCAACGGTTGTGGATCCGAATCGGCCACTGCGGGAGATTCGAATCGACAAGCGTGAAGCAAGATCGGCCCGCCGTAAAAATCACTGTCCCCTCGGACAACTCCCGTCGAAACACGTTCTTTTGCGAGAGAGAGTCAGAGGGGGTTCGGTCCGCGATCGTGAACCGCGGGTTCCACTCGTCGTTCGAGAGTGACCAGCCCGCGGTCACGACGGTAGTCACTCCCCGGTTTCGGCGATAATCACTCCGCACTCACGACGGCCCGCGCGTCGGTCTCGAAGAGTCGGGCGTCGCAGTCGGTACAGGTGGCGGCGACGACTTCGTACTCGCGGCAGCAGGAGCGCACCGATTCGGTTCCGAGTCGGATGTGGCCCGCACAGACGGGGCACGTTTCGAGGCAGGCGCGGACCGCCGAGAGCGTCCGGCCGCGGGCGGCCCCCGGCACCGACGCCCACTCGTCGGTCCACGCCGAGAGCGTGCGGTGAGCGGCGAGGTCGGCGACGAACGCCGCTCGCGACTCCCACTGGCCGCGTATCGACCCGTCGACAGAGACCCGCCACGACGACCCGCCGTCGACGAACGCCACTCGATCGCCGTCGACGCCGAGCAGATCCGCCGTCGCCGCGGTCATCGCCGCGTCGGTGTCGAGGTCGAGCGCGGCCGCCTCGACGCGGCGCTGGAACCCCGGTGCGAGCGCGGCATCGTCGCCGTCGTCGACGATGACGCCCGCGCGGTCGAGGAACGCCACGACGTCGAAGTCCGCGTCCTCGGTCGGCCCGGACGGGTCGGCCTTCTCGAACCAGGCGAGCACTCGGTCGGGGAGATATCGCGCCGTCAGTTCCGGCGTGCCGGGAACGAGATAGCCGCGGAGATAGATGCTCGCGAGCGAGCCGACCGCGACGGCGGCGGCCGCGGGGAGGGAAACGAGCGCCGCCACGCCGGTAAGCCCAGCAGCGAGACCGAGGTTGACGACGGTGCACGGCAGACACCGGTTGTCACCGGTGTATTCCGGACGTCGGATCCGTGTCAGGAACGACGGCGACGATTGTCGATTCATAACTCTCTCTCGGATAAGGTCATCAAAATGTATAGGTATGATCGGCTTATCGACCGCGAGGCCGTCTGTTTGTCCCCACGAGGATAGCGGTACGTCTCGACTATCAGCCGTGCGCTACGACGAACGGAACGGAGTTAATGACATCGTATCCCATGATAGGTAGATTCATATTCTCATCAGTCAATAGAACTGTATGAAAGGTGGGGCACAGATA
This portion of the Halobellus litoreus genome encodes:
- a CDS encoding vWA domain-containing protein codes for the protein MTNDPKLYTLSRRKMLAGIGVVGLASAGTGLGTSAFFSDEEEFVDNSLVAGELDLLVDWQQTYDFGDGHQFVSAHPDHDGDGEQSIAADNDAGQIRYSDFPDEEDEDSNGANIPVLNCENIPPLSEADFGVDPITGEEMETLVQFTDVKPGDSGEITFSLHLCDNPGYLWMQADNVSESGGVHAEPEMAVDPDNLGDLAGAIQATLWYDEDCDNVYDGADPVDIMLTLDFSGSMLYDQYGGVVSGDEITINGTTHPETTKIDLVELGTRQFVDYLQSQNADANVGVAYFDGEGSDDTEPRTGILQAMTTDLSVVDSALSGLRQKLANVVSGGPGSTPFDGDGDPDPFSNASSIATGTYIGEGVDDAQDELASNGRSGAEKRNIVLSDGESFNGGGSTSFASPEDAADDARAASPSPATDVYTISVGSANDGVLQAMAGPAGGAGGDPAFFNDVDDPLNVPSVFGNLAAQTVAEKVIMQDTLDNVLAALADGNGVPLDGNRATIYDELNDDPTDPDREAFRGDGVMHCVALSWELPFEVGNEIQGDTLGFDLGFYTEQERHNDGSGPELAA
- a CDS encoding choice-of-anchor W domain-containing protein; translation: MTQDNQPQLYSLSRRKMLAGLGAVGLASAGAGLGTSAYFSDEESFENNTLTAGTLDLRVRYEASYDSDGAVENMADSAMGTQDGDPAGMFYDLDDVKPGDSGHVEFCFDIVDNPAYMWACGDLSQAENGMNEPEMAVDDTPDIGELGDSIVARLSYCDEVDGAFVEGEEIVSGSLVDVIAAISSGAALDGDGVAGLVPGEQSPYDEEVVVDEEEYITGACICLFWEIPYEVGNEIQSDSLTMSFEFHALQARHNDGTTNPCAPSITTRTGEGFAKQQEFATEQETSFARGRFGDNGPSGSWEVAVGPDVGSADTANYVWTPGNTVPFSYIYDGSGNASFTLDGVNVGSGIPAPSGKLAITTKADEATVSVANLALDLDGVPVTLSGPDAISASNDGPDREVTYLVFDTDAADVANAFTISGDVTVDVQGDYSGSDEGVAFDISVE
- a CDS encoding DUF7344 domain-containing protein, which translates into the protein MFQRSALPEVEVYHVLSNARRREALAELWTQPEALSLRELSERVAATESGQSPAPRALRESVYNALHQTHLPKMDELGLVEYDPDRKLVRVCAQAGHLGRYMDVTTRAGVTWGEYYRALGVVGLFATVASLASVPGFSAVDPLVPATAFLVFFAVSTAYQLVAARLGARGRLARLRARLF